Genomic DNA from Lates calcarifer isolate ASB-BC8 unplaced genomic scaffold, TLL_Latcal_v3 _unitig_2038_quiver_1662, whole genome shotgun sequence:
ACTCCACAAAGGGCTGGGGTTACTGCTCCCCAAGAAAAGATGTTGATGACAAAGGCAACGCCTGTGATGAAGACTATCCCTGTAACAAATATGGAGGGAGATTATTACTCGTGTCGCCTGAAGAAAGGAGGCTGGGGCAGATGTGGCCGAGTGGAGTCAAAGACAACAATTCATCAAACCATAAATCTGAAGGACTGCACTGATGACTGTCAGTATCATGAGTCTGGGGAAGTACTTCTGGTGCCACACTGAAGATGGCTGGGACTACTGCTCTTCTAATCCAGACCACACCTACAAAGATGTGACCTGTCGCCCAAATCACAAGTGTGGAGCCTATGGCCAAACTTACAGCTGGTGCTACACAACAGACAACGATGACTGGGATTACTGTGGACTCATCAGTACCAGAGAGTGCAAATGTTCCCCACAACACCGCACCAAACGGGCACCTCCTCGAAGTGAGATCAGGAGTAGGACGGACCAGAATGGGAGACAGATCACTTTCTATGATGAAGGAGGCCAAAATGCCATTAGACAATCCGATGGCTACTTAGAGGAAGCACTTGATTTGATTAACCGATGGCAACCAGCCCTTGGCACGCGGCCCAGGTCCAACTTGATTACGTCGGATAATCTTCGCATTGACCTACAGAGCACCTTTGGTAATTTTTATAACCTGCAAATCCAGATTAACGGGCAACGTCCGTCTGGAGGAAGCAGCACTATAGCACAGATCATTGTTCAGGATGGTACTACAGATAACGAAATGCGTGAGGCATTCAGGGACAGTTTAGAACGCAGAGCCAGGGTCAGAGTGGAAATTACCCGGACCGTCCACCTCCTCAAACAACAACCGACATCAACAACAACCGACCGTCCACCtcctcaaacaaaaacagaaaaaagggaaaatcagGTTAAACAGTAATATCACTCAAACATATGCAGCTAATGATTAATGAGTAAGTTAGCATGAAGCATGACGCGCTGTATTAGCAAACATTATGTCTTTATCAGTTGCTGAATGAGTCATTCAGAACCAGACGTTTCATCAGATAATGAGCTTGCATTATtctattttaattattttgctgactttgtgaaaaaaaaaaccctttgtACCGTGACATTTCTGAAGATTACTCTTTTCCAGATATAACTGTAAGTATATGGCCATTTCTTAAGTCAATCAGCTCCTAATTAACTAAGCCTTGATTCTGTTctcttttaaatgtgatttcataTCTTCTTAAGGTCtagttttttatatatatccaTGGCTCTGTGAAGAATGGCTTCGTATCTAAACagtgatatataaataaagctgcCTTGCTGAAGCACATTACAATACTGGTCATCAGATTAAAACTGTGTAATTGTACTTTGAATCAGTGTCCAAAGtcaatatactgtaaaaacagaaatatgctTTGATATGCAATAAACATGACAAGTTTGGAAAACAAATATCAATCTGTTTCAGATATTACCTTATTGTCtctgcctgttgttgttgttgtttttaaacaaacaacatggtGAAAACGATGACAGATTTTGAATCCACACATATCTTAAGTACTTTACTACACCTCCAGGAAAAGTCCTGGTTTGTCATTGAACGCATCTCAGGGGTTCAACATGTCTCACAAGCATAAAAACAGAGTCCGTTTAAGGCATATGAAGGCAATCAATGATGAACAGTGGTCAGAGTACACTGTGGAGGGGCACAGAGCTCAAATCCAATTTAGTTTTCAAGTCTGTacttaacacaaaactgagttCAATCTTGtatcaagtcaccacaaaccactaatcacaaatatacacaacagaGGATCAATGGATGGTCCACACACAGACGCAACGGGTCTGAACCTGCAATTTATGCTGGAAATAGTCAAAAGAATAAATCACGGAAGTCGATCACGGACGACcaggaacagacacacaaaatgatgcaaaacaaacacaatgacatgcGAAGCCACCACAAACCTAAAATGAAcagaatgaaacacaaaatgacagagacGCACAGTGTCTGTAAAGTGAACACAGAGATGTAAAGAAGTGTTCACTGTCTTAACATCCATCCATGTTACGGaaccacaactcatgtcagagaCGTTGAAGtcccagaaacacaaacacctctTACCCACGCTATTAAAATGATAGAAATAGGAAATAAGGCCAAAAGCTATCAtcaaaagagaaggctaattcTAATGCTTACTGCTAATTACTTAGcttgttagccttaccttctTCACAAGTGTGATCAGCCTCCAGCCTCACTTGTGGTCGACAAAACAGGGCAGTGGTTGACTACTTCAAAACTCCTCTGCTATTCACCTCTCCTcgacctcgatggaaaacgtcctgaggtgaaggaaagatgtgaaggagaactgatcaggaattaggaaaagagaactgtGGGTATTTAGAGAATCCAACTGCACTTAAACTaggcttttaaaaatgtttttaaaaattcaatacAGTGACGAACTTTGTGCTGTAGGCCACTGTTCAacaaggtttcctgtccaacacagaatcaCTGCAACAGCTGGTTTGTATTCCAGACTTTTGTTGtcctgaaacaaaagaaaaataaaactattaaaCACGTTAaaggcaaaatgtaaaaatatgatcTAGACTGAAAAGTCATTCTGCAATTAGCAGTAtttgtttctcttcatctcatcagCGGCTGTGAAGATGTCAAAAGGATGTGGAAAGATCTAGAAGATCTAAAAGATGAGTAAACTGGACCCTGAATCTTAATTCAGAAATTTTTCTCAAAACTTTTTATAGgtttcttttctccctcatgTTACGCCTGAAGCTTCTCAGTTTGTCAGTGATGTTCTGTGTCCACCTACTGgccaaaacaaagaacaacactctgacctgctgatctcatgtttttctttttactccCCTCGTCTTTTCGTTGTCCTCTCCTTGTTTACAATTTGTTTTAACATTGTCTTCACTTTAGGTAAACCCAGAATAAATTGCCATAAATCTACTCTACAGTCTTCTTCTGATTCCATTTGCCTTCTTCTGACTTTGTTGTTGACAGATACCTGTAACAACATCACATTTAGATGCCtgtgtgctaaaaaaaaaaaaaaaaaaacctaactgGAATTTTTGCCTCAGTCACAAAAAGCtttgagtgttttgtttgaCGTCTCATTTAATAACGGCTTCGTGTTTGCAGACACAGCTTCTCAGTGACATCGTCTTCCTGCACAACATCAGTGTAGTTAACACTGCCTTCATCTCATTCACTGGATGACTGACACTCAGTAGTTCACTCTATAGTGAGCAGTAAATTCAGCTTTCAGTTACTGATCATCACTGTCAGCTGCTGACACAGTGGAAATgttcaaatcaaattaaatccagtttatttatacagcacattTCAAACAATCTGAGTGCTGTACATGTTAAACTGAAAGGCACAACAGTGATTGAAATGACATCAGTAGTAAAAGGTACAAATAACAACAATGATAAAATACAAAGGCAACATCAAAATATGtgtagaaaacagaataaaactcatcaaatcagtttataaaaataaaaggaatatAAATCTCTAAAACAGTcttcatgttgttattgttgatcTAGTTGTCAAAGTTCAGTCTGATCAAACTCTGGTAAGGTTCGAAGTGGCTGGTTTTACTCTAAAAACAATCACCTCTGTCTCGCTGTCATTCAACTGAAGACAGTTATTTTCCACCCAGCATTTCACATCCTGGAGGTGATTAAGGATGGATGCGACAGAGGTGGAGTCCTCCAGTGTGTAGCAGTGAAAGGAGACGTTCATGTGGCCGATGGAGCCTAAAGGGAGCTGGTAGCAGATGAAATGGAACTGGTGACTGATgtagcagaggaggagaagctgccAATCAAAGACCATTTAAGGCGGTGGCCTGGATGGATCACATCCACAGCTTCTGGCCTGTGCTTCATCTTAGTCTGAGCTCCCTGAAAAGACATGGATCCACCTCACAGAGAGCAGCGATCAGAACTGAGCTGGCTTTAGCTCCTTTTTTTCGCACAGTGTCGATCACGTCTCGTGCTTTGTCTGCTCTGATTTTTGCTCTTGCTGACTGCATTTCTTCATCATTTATAATTCCACGCTCAAGAAGTTTATCCAGGAGCTGGTTTAGAACAGGTTCAGTCACTCTGTCAATAAACTTTATCCGAACCAAGAGCAGCCTGTCCTCTGCTGGGACGCTGCTCTGTGCAGTTTCCCTCCTTGGACCTGGAAGAAAACCAGGGAAAAGAGTTTAATAACCAACAATCACTTTTACACAAAGATCTATTTACAGTGGAGACGTCAGTCTATAAAGGTTCTGTCAGGCTCTGTGTCTTCAGACGCCTttaaactgcaacaacaactgTGGAAGTTAATTTCTGGTCTGATAAAATCTTggtctcagtctgtgtcagtcTGTACGATCAGTGTGCAGCTGTTGGTGCAATGAACGCCCTGGTTTGTTATGTTTAATGGTTAAGTTCCCACTGTTCTTGTTTCTTAAATATAACCCTCAATGTTCCTCACCATTACCAGGATCTGTGTGACAAATGGAAACAGAAGAACTCTAAATCCAgtagatgtttttgtttctgttaatgAAGCAATAATGTGGAGAAAACATGGCTGAAGCCTGAATGAAGGATGATATGAGATGGAACCACTGTGAAGCCTTTACCTGGCAGATTAACATTACGTTTCCAGACCTCAGTCTTCTCCTGGTCTTGgaccacagtcacagtcactgTGTTTGAGTTAGAAGTCAGAAAAACCTCAAACGTCGGATGGAAATTTGGTCCATACTTAGAGCGAAAATTGACACGCTGAGGAAACCACAGGAAACACATCATCTTAAAACCTGTTGTAAAATCTGATACTTCTTAATTGTGAATCTGTTAATTATGTTAATCATCAACTGTAATCATGATCATGTTAATATCCATTAGAAATGAGTGAGACTTGACTCACC
This window encodes:
- the LOC108891827 gene encoding uncharacterized protein LOC108891827 — protein: LKIRGLLSVVHITDDGLSILEPLEITDTHVVVKVPHLSAFGLVWDFIQRFINITLPVEGQVLLFLRPPDEGPRILDVFLLQENIPLSEVNLLRLNKGAKYIRTSSDSDCKLYIGQSYSVHCEPEDYIQPVRVNFRSKYGPNFHPTFEVFLTSNSNTVTVTVVQDQEKTEVWKRNVNLPGPRRETAQSSVPAEDRLLLVRIKFIDRVTEPVLNQLLDKLLERGIINDEEMQSARAKIRADKARDVIDTVRKKGAKASSVLIAALCEVDPCLFRELRLR